A DNA window from Gammaproteobacteria bacterium contains the following coding sequences:
- the rpmC gene encoding 50S ribosomal protein L29, giving the protein MNSNELREKSVADLNNELTALLREQFNLRMQGGLGKAPRPHLFKKVRRTIAQVKTILREKTEQ; this is encoded by the coding sequence ATGAATTCAAATGAATTAAGAGAAAAATCTGTTGCAGATTTAAATAACGAGCTAACTGCATTGTTGCGTGAACAATTTAACTTAAGAATGCAAGGTGGGTTAGGCAAGGCGCCCAGGCCGCATTTGTTTAAAAAAGTGAGACGAACAATTGCACAAGTTAAAACGATTCTTAGAGAGAAGACGGAGCAATAA
- the rpsQ gene encoding 30S ribosomal protein S17, translated as MAEAEKLARALVGVVVSNKMTKTIVVKVERKIKHPVYGKYIKKSKNYHVHDEENRCSIGDTVQIIECRPMSKTKSWMLEKVIEQVAQI; from the coding sequence ATGGCTGAAGCAGAAAAATTAGCTCGCGCCCTGGTGGGTGTAGTAGTAAGTAACAAAATGACTAAAACAATTGTTGTCAAAGTCGAGCGTAAAATTAAACATCCTGTGTATGGTAAATATATTAAAAAGAGTAAAAATTATCATGTTCATGATGAAGAAAACCGCTGCTCAATTGGTGACACTGTTCAGATTATAGAGTGTCGACCTATGTCCAAAACTAAAAGTTGGATGCTCGAAAAGGTTATTGAACAAGTAGCCCAAATTTAG
- the rplN gene encoding 50S ribosomal protein L14 codes for MIQMRSRLDVADNSGARQVMCIKVLKGSKRRYANVGDVIKVSIKEAIPRGKVKKGDVMFAVVVRTRKGVRRQDGSLIRFDDNAVVLLNNQLEPIGTRIFGPVSRELRAEFMKIISLAPEVL; via the coding sequence ATGATTCAAATGCGATCACGGCTTGATGTGGCGGATAATAGTGGCGCCCGTCAGGTTATGTGCATTAAAGTGCTAAAGGGCTCAAAAAGACGCTACGCAAATGTAGGGGATGTAATAAAAGTCAGCATAAAAGAAGCAATACCGCGCGGAAAGGTCAAAAAAGGTGATGTTATGTTTGCCGTTGTTGTTCGCACAAGAAAAGGTGTGCGAAGACAAGATGGCTCATTAATTCGTTTTGATGACAATGCAGTAGTACTGCTTAATAATCAACTTGAGCCAATTGGAACTCGTATTTTTGGTCCCGTTTCACGTGAATTGAGGGCGGAATTTATGAAGATAATATCATTGGCCCCAGAGGTTTTATAA
- the rplX gene encoding 50S ribosomal protein L24, with protein MRKIKKDDTVIVTAGKNKGMKGKVLKVLKEAVIVEGVNVIKKHIKPNPAKGVQGGIKEQEAAIHCSNVALINPATNQPEKVGIRFLEDGRKVRYFKSSNEVIDI; from the coding sequence ATGCGTAAAATTAAAAAAGACGATACCGTTATTGTTACCGCAGGTAAAAATAAAGGTATGAAAGGTAAAGTTTTAAAGGTACTAAAAGAAGCGGTGATTGTTGAAGGCGTGAATGTGATTAAAAAGCATATCAAGCCCAACCCGGCTAAAGGTGTGCAAGGTGGTATTAAAGAACAAGAAGCAGCAATACATTGCTCTAATGTAGCACTGATTAACCCCGCAACAAATCAACCTGAAAAAGTAGGTATTAGGTTTTTAGAAGATGGACGTAAAGTGCGTTATTTTAAATCTAGTAACGAAGTCATCGATATTTAA
- the rplE gene encoding 50S ribosomal protein L5: MATFQKLYQDTVRNKLMEQFSYKSIMQVPKVQKITLNIGLDAAADKKVLANAISDLTLIAGQKAVPTMARKSIAGFKIREGWPIGCKVTLRGERMFEMLERLVCYVFPRIRDFRGFSPKGFDGQGNYNLGIKEQIVFPEIDYDKIDAIRGLNIAITTSAKTDQEARALLSAFKFPFKE, encoded by the coding sequence ATGGCCACATTTCAAAAATTATATCAGGATACAGTGCGTAATAAGCTAATGGAGCAATTTAGCTATAAAAGCATTATGCAAGTTCCTAAAGTGCAAAAAATTACCCTTAACATAGGGCTTGATGCAGCAGCTGACAAAAAAGTATTGGCAAACGCGATTTCAGATTTAACTTTGATTGCAGGTCAGAAAGCTGTCCCAACCATGGCTCGAAAATCTATTGCAGGTTTTAAGATTCGTGAAGGCTGGCCGATCGGTTGTAAGGTAACCTTGCGTGGTGAACGCATGTTTGAAATGCTTGAACGTTTGGTTTGCTACGTGTTCCCACGAATTCGCGATTTTCGTGGTTTTAGCCCTAAAGGTTTTGATGGTCAAGGTAATTATAACCTTGGAATTAAAGAACAGATTGTTTTTCCTGAAATAGATTATGACAAGATTGATGCTATTCGTGGATTAAATATCGCGATAACAACGAGTGCCAAGACAGATCAAGAGGCACGAGCATTGTTATCTGCATTTAAATTTCCGTTTAAGGAATGA
- the rpsN gene encoding 30S ribosomal protein S14, giving the protein MAKRSMVARERVREKESARAYKPRQILKDIINSHTASYEDKLEAVKKLNKRTRDESPSRHQRRCEQCGRPRAVYRKFALCRIHLREAAMRGDVPGLVKASW; this is encoded by the coding sequence ATGGCTAAAAGAAGTATGGTTGCCCGAGAACGTGTGCGTGAAAAAGAATCAGCTCGCGCATATAAACCTAGACAAATTTTAAAAGATATTATTAATAGTCACACTGCTTCTTATGAAGACAAATTAGAGGCTGTTAAGAAATTGAATAAGAGAACACGAGACGAAAGTCCTTCTCGTCACCAAAGACGGTGCGAGCAATGTGGTAGACCTCGTGCGGTCTATCGTAAGTTTGCTCTTTGTCGTATACATCTAAGAGAAGCTGCAATGCGCGGCGATGTTCCTGGTTTAGTTAAGGCCAGTTGGTAG